Proteins from one Streptomyces sp. NBC_00390 genomic window:
- a CDS encoding Lrp/AsnC family transcriptional regulator, producing MAVDALDTRILRLLIEQPRTSVREYARILGIARGTLQARIDRMERDGVITGTGPYLSPAALGHPVLAFVHIEVTQGHLDEVGDALAAVPEIIEAFSITGGGDLLTRVAARDNGHLEDVIQRLINLPGVVRTRTEMALRERVPHRLLPLVESVGRAAGPSR from the coding sequence ATGGCAGTGGACGCGCTCGACACCCGCATTCTGCGACTGCTGATCGAACAGCCGCGCACCAGCGTGCGCGAGTACGCCCGGATACTCGGCATCGCCCGCGGCACACTCCAGGCCAGAATCGACCGGATGGAGCGTGACGGGGTGATCACGGGCACGGGCCCGTATCTCTCCCCCGCCGCGCTCGGGCATCCGGTGCTCGCCTTCGTCCATATCGAGGTGACCCAGGGCCACTTGGACGAGGTGGGCGACGCGCTCGCGGCGGTGCCCGAGATCATCGAGGCGTTCTCGATCACGGGCGGCGGGGATCTGCTGACCCGGGTCGCCGCGCGGGACAACGGGCATCTCGAGGACGTCATCCAGCGGCTGATCAATCTGCCCGGCGTGGTGCGTACCCGCACGGAGATGGCGCTGCGTGAGCGGGTGCCGCACCGGCTCCTGCCGCTCGTGGAGTCGGTCGGCCGGGCGGCCGGACCATCGCGCTGA
- a CDS encoding uracil-DNA glycosylase — translation MAPRPLREIVEPGWAEALAPVAERIAAMGDFLRAEIAAGRTYLPAGPHVLRAFQQPFDEVRVLIVGQDPYPTPGHAMGLSFSVAPEVRPWPPSLDNIFREMNADLGHPRPANGDLTPWAGQGVLLLNRALTTAPRKTGGHRGKGWEEVTEQTIRALVARGKPLVSVLWGRDARNLRPLLGDLPAIESAHPSPMSADRGFFGSRPFSRANDLLLRQGAEPVDWRLP, via the coding sequence GTGGCACCACGACCATTGAGAGAAATCGTCGAGCCCGGATGGGCCGAAGCCCTGGCTCCCGTGGCCGAACGCATCGCAGCGATGGGCGACTTCCTGCGTGCGGAGATCGCCGCGGGCCGCACCTATCTGCCGGCCGGACCTCATGTGCTGCGCGCATTCCAGCAGCCGTTCGACGAGGTGCGTGTCCTGATCGTGGGGCAGGACCCCTACCCCACACCAGGGCATGCGATGGGACTGAGTTTCTCGGTCGCGCCCGAGGTGCGGCCGTGGCCGCCGAGCCTGGACAACATCTTCCGGGAGATGAACGCGGATCTGGGACATCCCCGTCCCGCCAACGGGGATCTCACCCCCTGGGCCGGACAGGGCGTGCTGCTCCTCAACAGGGCGCTCACGACCGCGCCCCGCAAGACCGGCGGGCACCGTGGCAAGGGGTGGGAGGAGGTCACGGAGCAGACGATCCGGGCGCTGGTCGCCCGGGGCAAACCTCTGGTGTCCGTGCTGTGGGGCCGCGATGCCCGCAATCTGCGGCCGCTGCTGGGCGATCTGCCGGCGATCGAATCCGCGCACCCCTCCCCCATGTCCGCGGACCGCGGCTTCTTCGGCTCGCGCCCGTTCAGCCGTGCCAACGACCTGCTGCTGCGCCAGGGCGCCGAGCCGGTCGACTGGCGGCTTCCGTGA
- a CDS encoding lactonase family protein, which translates to MGDRGAGRAFIGSFTSAGGRGIVAAEVDPRTGALTETGAGDAVPDPSYLAAGPTAEGGPVLYAVSETAQGTVAAYDIAGPLPRPICAPVAVCGDAPTHLAVAGGHLLTANYGSGSVTVLPLAADGTPLPASAVLRHEGTGPDPARQLAPHAHQVLPDPSGRWVLSVDLGTDSVRICSLDAERGELTLHGETALPPGTGPRHLAFHPAGRHAYVLGELEPTVTLCRWDAAGGALEPVGERRLFPDSSDGPAYPSAPVVSHDGRHLWAAVRGTDTIAVLALDETGEKAEAVASVPCGGHWPRDLTLDPAGTRLYAANERSGDVTWFDLDPATGIPHRAGSLAVPAASRVIFV; encoded by the coding sequence GTGGGCGACAGAGGTGCGGGGCGGGCCTTCATCGGGTCGTTCACCTCGGCGGGCGGGCGGGGTATCGTCGCGGCCGAGGTGGATCCACGGACGGGAGCACTGACCGAGACCGGGGCAGGCGATGCCGTCCCCGACCCGTCGTATCTCGCCGCCGGGCCCACGGCAGAGGGCGGCCCGGTCCTCTACGCGGTCTCCGAGACGGCACAGGGGACGGTGGCCGCCTACGACATCGCGGGGCCGCTGCCGCGCCCGATCTGCGCACCCGTGGCCGTGTGCGGGGACGCACCGACGCATCTCGCGGTGGCCGGCGGTCACCTGCTGACCGCCAACTACGGCTCCGGGAGTGTCACCGTGCTGCCGCTCGCCGCAGACGGCACCCCGTTGCCCGCGAGCGCCGTACTGCGCCACGAGGGTACGGGCCCCGACCCGGCCCGCCAGCTCGCCCCGCACGCCCACCAGGTACTGCCCGACCCGTCGGGGCGGTGGGTGCTCAGCGTCGACCTGGGCACCGACTCGGTGCGCATCTGCTCACTCGACGCCGAGCGGGGAGAGCTGACGCTGCACGGCGAGACCGCGCTGCCGCCCGGCACCGGCCCGAGGCATCTCGCCTTCCATCCCGCCGGGCGCCACGCCTATGTGCTCGGCGAACTCGAACCGACGGTGACCCTGTGCCGCTGGGACGCGGCGGGCGGGGCGCTCGAGCCCGTGGGGGAGCGGCGGCTGTTCCCGGACAGCTCCGACGGCCCCGCCTACCCCTCGGCGCCGGTCGTCTCGCACGACGGCCGCCACCTGTGGGCGGCGGTACGCGGTACTGACACCATCGCCGTCCTCGCACTCGACGAGACCGGGGAGAAGGCGGAGGCGGTCGCCTCGGTGCCGTGCGGGGGCCACTGGCCGCGTGATCTGACCCTGGACCCGGCGGGCACCCGGCTGTATGCGGCGAACGAGCGCTCGGGCGACGTCACGTGGTTCGACCTCGACCCAGCCACCGGCATTCCCCACCGTGCCGGCTCGCTGGCCGTGCCCGCCGCATCCCGCGTGATCTTCGTCTGA
- a CDS encoding FAD-dependent oxidoreductase, producing MLRVAVVGSGPSGVYAAQALTQQLRVPEVRVHILDRLPCPYGLVRYGVAPDHEKIKSLQNNLRSVLEDERIEFIGNVEVGAHGIGPRELLELYHAVIYCVGAAQDRRLGIPGEDLPGSHSATEFVAWYSAHPDAVAGDFALGARSAVVIGVGNVAVDVARILARGADELRPTDVPQGALGALEASQVREVHMVGRRGPAQAKFTTKELRELGSLPSADVRVEQSDLALEPAYTTQDTTLSAAARRNLEVVRGWATRPPQVRPRTIRVRFFLRPVELLERDGRVSGVRFERTAPDGEGGVRGTGSYEDLEAQLVLRAVGYRGVPMPGLPFDAAHGTVPNAGGRVLREGEHAPGEYVAGWIKRGPTGVIGTNRPCAKETVSALLDDAPQLALRTVADDPLARLREAGHRPVQWPGWLAIERAEAELGRTLGRGSVKIADWSGLLAAADAGSR from the coding sequence GTGCTTCGTGTCGCCGTCGTCGGATCGGGACCCAGCGGGGTCTATGCCGCCCAGGCCCTCACTCAGCAGTTGCGGGTGCCCGAGGTGCGCGTGCACATCCTCGACCGGCTCCCCTGCCCGTACGGTCTGGTGCGCTACGGGGTCGCACCCGACCACGAGAAGATCAAGTCGCTGCAGAACAATCTGCGCTCCGTACTCGAGGACGAGCGCATAGAGTTCATCGGCAATGTCGAGGTGGGCGCGCACGGCATCGGCCCCCGGGAGCTGCTCGAGCTCTACCACGCGGTCATATACTGCGTCGGGGCCGCCCAGGACCGCAGGCTCGGCATTCCCGGCGAGGATCTGCCCGGCAGCCACTCGGCGACCGAATTCGTCGCCTGGTACAGCGCCCACCCCGATGCCGTCGCCGGCGACTTCGCTCTGGGGGCACGTTCCGCGGTCGTGATCGGCGTCGGCAACGTGGCCGTCGACGTGGCCCGGATCCTGGCGCGCGGCGCCGACGAGCTGCGGCCGACCGATGTCCCGCAGGGCGCACTCGGCGCACTGGAGGCCAGCCAGGTGCGCGAGGTGCACATGGTGGGCCGACGCGGCCCTGCCCAGGCCAAGTTCACCACCAAGGAGCTGCGCGAGCTCGGATCCCTGCCGTCCGCCGACGTCCGGGTGGAGCAGTCGGACCTGGCCCTGGAGCCCGCGTACACGACACAGGACACCACCTTGTCCGCGGCCGCCCGGCGCAATCTGGAGGTCGTACGGGGCTGGGCCACGCGCCCGCCGCAGGTACGGCCGCGCACGATCCGGGTGCGCTTCTTCCTGCGGCCGGTGGAACTGCTGGAGCGGGACGGCAGGGTGTCGGGGGTGCGTTTCGAACGGACCGCGCCCGACGGCGAGGGCGGAGTGCGGGGCACGGGCAGCTACGAGGACCTCGAGGCGCAGCTGGTGCTGCGGGCGGTGGGGTACCGGGGCGTGCCCATGCCCGGACTTCCCTTCGACGCCGCCCACGGCACGGTCCCGAACGCCGGGGGCCGGGTGCTGCGGGAGGGCGAGCACGCGCCCGGCGAGTATGTGGCCGGGTGGATCAAGCGCGGCCCTACCGGTGTGATCGGCACCAACCGCCCGTGTGCCAAGGAGACCGTGTCGGCGCTGCTCGACGACGCGCCGCAACTGGCGCTGCGCACGGTTGCCGACGACCCGCTGGCGCGGCTGCGCGAGGCGGGGCACCGCCCGGTGCAGTGGCCGGGCTGGCTGGCCATCGAACGGGCCGAGGCGGAGCTCGGGCGCACGCTGGGCCGGGGTTCGGTCAAGATCGCGGACTGGTCCGGCCTGCTGGCCGCCGCGGACGCCGGCAGCAGGTGA
- a CDS encoding sirohydrochlorin chelatase, which produces MSSPTGPAPGLPVRMPRPRQSGRHRRPEPVAAPEGAPVLVLAVPGAAAPATRSLAEEVVSIARSELPGLEVGIGYLDGDDAEYPTLQSVLAHTAARRTERFEIAKAAGREVAEPEGPAAVVVPLLAGPDNATMRRIRQAVMDSRATAELTDVLGPHPLLAEALHVRLSEAGLARADRARLFTVATAADGIILATVGGEEAVQAAGITGMLLAARLAVPVMAAALDQEGAVRAIAEQLRGSGSAQLALAPYLVGPEVPEGLLDAASKEAGCAAAEALGAYPAIGKLVLAQYSTALGIAPQPHGGQQR; this is translated from the coding sequence ATGAGCTCCCCCACTGGGCCGGCACCCGGCCTGCCTGTACGAATGCCGCGACCCCGCCAGTCCGGTCGGCACCGCCGACCGGAACCCGTGGCGGCACCTGAGGGTGCGCCCGTGCTCGTGCTCGCCGTGCCCGGCGCGGCCGCGCCCGCCACGCGCAGCCTGGCCGAAGAGGTTGTCAGCATCGCGCGGTCCGAGCTGCCCGGCCTCGAGGTCGGCATCGGCTACCTCGACGGCGACGATGCCGAGTACCCCACGCTCCAGTCCGTGCTGGCGCACACCGCCGCCCGGCGCACCGAGCGGTTCGAGATCGCCAAGGCGGCAGGCCGGGAGGTGGCCGAGCCCGAGGGTCCCGCCGCCGTCGTGGTGCCGCTGCTGGCCGGCCCGGACAACGCGACGATGCGCCGTATCCGTCAGGCGGTCATGGACAGCCGTGCCACCGCCGAGCTGACCGATGTCCTCGGCCCGCACCCGCTGCTCGCCGAGGCGCTGCATGTGCGCCTCTCCGAGGCCGGTCTGGCCCGCGCGGACCGTGCCCGCCTGTTCACCGTGGCCACCGCTGCCGACGGCATCATCCTGGCCACGGTCGGCGGCGAGGAGGCGGTCCAGGCCGCAGGGATCACCGGAATGCTGCTGGCCGCGCGTCTGGCGGTGCCGGTGATGGCCGCCGCGCTCGACCAGGAGGGCGCCGTGCGCGCGATCGCCGAGCAGCTGCGCGGCTCGGGCTCGGCCCAGCTGGCGCTCGCGCCGTACCTGGTCGGCCCCGAGGTCCCCGAGGGGCTGCTGGACGCCGCCTCCAAGGAGGCGGGCTGCGCGGCCGCCGAGGCGCTGGGCGCGTACCCGGCGATCGGCAAGCTGGTGCTGGCGCAGTACTCGACGGCACTCGGCATCGCGCCGCAGCCGCACGGCGGCCAGCAGCGCTGA
- a CDS encoding class F sortase encodes MAAQQPPATPPVTRSIGRALLWPAAAVGLGFLLVFNSLNPSGQVKPPAAAAAASVAPAPAGPTSAAPSASPALLLPRSVPKRILIPEIDVDAPFTQLSIGKSGALDAPPENDSNLAGWFKGGVTPGERGTAIVAGHVDTKTGPAVFLELSSLKPGSTVDIARADGSVATFKVDSVETFEKKNFPNERVYADTASPQLRVLTCGGSYDKKNGYTDNVVVFAHLDKVKRAGA; translated from the coding sequence ATGGCCGCTCAGCAGCCGCCCGCCACACCGCCCGTCACCCGTTCCATCGGCCGCGCCCTGCTGTGGCCCGCTGCAGCGGTCGGGCTGGGCTTTCTCCTCGTCTTCAACTCCCTCAACCCCTCCGGGCAGGTCAAGCCTCCGGCCGCCGCGGCCGCCGCCTCCGTCGCACCTGCCCCCGCCGGACCCACGAGTGCCGCGCCCAGCGCATCGCCCGCCCTTTTGCTGCCGCGGTCCGTGCCGAAGCGGATCCTGATCCCGGAGATCGACGTCGACGCTCCCTTCACCCAGCTGTCCATCGGCAAGTCCGGGGCGCTGGACGCACCACCCGAGAACGACAGCAACCTCGCCGGCTGGTTCAAAGGGGGCGTCACCCCCGGTGAGCGCGGCACCGCGATCGTGGCCGGCCACGTAGACACCAAGACCGGACCGGCCGTGTTCCTCGAACTCAGCTCGCTCAAGCCGGGAAGCACGGTGGACATCGCCCGCGCGGACGGCTCCGTCGCCACGTTCAAGGTCGACTCCGTGGAGACGTTCGAGAAGAAGAACTTCCCCAACGAGCGCGTGTACGCCGACACCGCTTCTCCGCAGCTGCGTGTGCTCACCTGCGGCGGCTCGTACGACAAGAAGAACGGCTACACGGACAACGTGGTGGTGTTCGCCCATCTCGACAAGGTCAAGCGGGCCGGAGCCTGA
- a CDS encoding transposase: MHRGAGQGLRHRLHGSRPGRSSTDPRQTLEAILHKARTGCTWRNLPAQYGPFGSIASAFIRWHRSGLWDRAMEALEGVPGTPLPGEIHLPALQVEGRLDPRLLIGTQVTPGDSRSWHHDH; encoded by the coding sequence ATCCACCGAGGAGCAGGCCAAGGGCTACGGCATCGCCTACACGGATCGCGCCCGGGTCGCTCGTCAACGGACCCCCGGCAGACGCTTGAGGCGATCCTGCACAAGGCCCGTACGGGCTGCACGTGGCGCAATCTCCCTGCCCAGTACGGCCCCTTCGGCTCCATTGCTTCAGCGTTCATCCGCTGGCACCGCTCAGGCTTGTGGGACCGGGCAATGGAAGCGCTGGAAGGGGTGCCCGGGACGCCGCTTCCGGGCGAGATCCACTTGCCTGCCTTGCAGGTGGAAGGGCGCCTTGACCCAAGGCTGCTCATTGGCACACAAGTGACACCTGGAGACAGCCGCTCGTGGCACCACGACCATTGA
- a CDS encoding nitric oxide synthase oxygenase: MRAEAEEFIRLHHAENPAAGDPQVRTAAVLAEIEATGTYVHTPAELAHGARVAWRNSNRCIGRLYWRSLQVRDRRHISDADGVAAEAVGHLRQATNGGRIRPVITVFAPDAPDRPGPRIWNEQLVRYAGYAGGPGTGTEPGSVVGDPRNAGLTDLALRLGWPGGPGTPFDLLPLVIEDGDGKPRLFELPPDSVMEVQLQHPEESWCEGLGLRWHAVPAIANMCLEIGGVCYQAAPFNGWYMGTEIGARNLADTDRYDLLPRVADHLGLDTASDRSLWKDRALVELNRAVLHSFDRAGVTVTDHHTESRRFLTHIDREGRHGRGVGADWSWIVPPISGSATPVFHRTYDTAESRPAYVHHPEAAARARGEFDL; the protein is encoded by the coding sequence TTGCGGGCAGAGGCGGAGGAGTTCATCCGGCTGCACCACGCCGAGAACCCCGCGGCGGGGGACCCGCAGGTCCGGACGGCCGCCGTACTGGCCGAGATCGAGGCGACCGGCACCTACGTCCACACCCCCGCCGAACTCGCCCACGGTGCCCGCGTCGCCTGGCGCAACAGCAACCGCTGCATAGGCCGCCTGTACTGGCGCTCGCTGCAGGTACGCGACCGGCGGCACATATCCGACGCCGACGGCGTGGCGGCCGAAGCGGTCGGGCATCTGCGTCAGGCCACCAACGGCGGCCGGATCCGCCCTGTGATCACGGTCTTCGCACCGGACGCCCCCGACCGCCCGGGACCCCGTATCTGGAACGAACAGCTGGTCCGCTACGCGGGCTACGCCGGCGGCCCCGGTACGGGCACCGAGCCCGGGTCCGTCGTCGGCGACCCGCGCAACGCCGGACTCACCGACCTCGCCCTCCGGCTCGGCTGGCCGGGCGGGCCCGGTACCCCCTTCGATCTGCTGCCTCTGGTCATCGAGGACGGCGACGGCAAGCCGCGGCTGTTCGAGCTGCCGCCCGATTCCGTCATGGAAGTGCAGCTGCAGCACCCGGAGGAGAGCTGGTGCGAAGGCCTCGGGCTGCGATGGCACGCCGTGCCCGCCATCGCCAACATGTGCCTGGAGATCGGGGGAGTCTGCTATCAGGCAGCCCCGTTCAACGGCTGGTACATGGGCACCGAGATCGGAGCCCGCAACCTTGCCGACACCGACCGCTACGACCTGCTGCCCCGTGTCGCCGATCACCTCGGCCTCGACACGGCGAGCGACCGTTCCCTGTGGAAGGACCGCGCGCTCGTGGAGCTGAACCGTGCGGTGCTGCACTCCTTCGACCGCGCGGGCGTCACGGTCACCGACCACCACACCGAATCGCGCCGCTTCCTGACCCATATCGACCGGGAGGGAAGGCACGGCCGCGGCGTGGGGGCGGACTGGTCGTGGATCGTGCCGCCGATCTCGGGCTCGGCGACCCCCGTCTTCCACCGGACGTACGACACCGCCGAGTCGCGTCCGGCCTACGTCCACCACCCCGAGGCGGCTGCCCGCGCCCGCGGCGAGTTCGACCTGTGA
- a CDS encoding N-acetylglucosamine kinase: MSWVLGVDSGGSGLRVALADVKDPQRVETVVSRTPVRTGPGGIDAGHLLEELLPMARGLLERAGTGKDAPAAMVIGAAGMATLGAGLRAELPVALRGALGVRRLGLATDAVTAYAGALGQSPGAVVAAGTGMVALGTDLAVWHRADGWGHLLGDCGGGAWIGRAGLEAALRAHDGRRGGSPALLARMESVFGPAAQLPGLLYPRTDRPAILASFAPEVAECAGEDPVSAGILARAAGHVAEAAAAVCPPPGQVPGGCEVALTGGLLKLGEPLLAPLRAELAAQLPYARPVSAAGDPLSGALLLATALASDGLRLPSHPTMLSVPAEPAD; encoded by the coding sequence GTGAGCTGGGTGCTCGGGGTCGATTCGGGCGGCTCCGGCCTGCGGGTGGCACTCGCCGACGTGAAGGACCCGCAGCGCGTCGAGACCGTCGTGTCGCGTACGCCGGTGCGTACGGGCCCTGGTGGGATCGACGCCGGGCACCTGCTCGAGGAACTGCTGCCGATGGCGCGCGGCCTGCTGGAGCGCGCGGGTACGGGAAAAGACGCACCGGCTGCGATGGTGATCGGCGCCGCGGGCATGGCGACGCTCGGTGCCGGCTTGCGGGCCGAGCTGCCAGTCGCGCTGCGTGGTGCGCTCGGGGTCCGGCGTCTGGGCCTCGCCACCGACGCTGTGACGGCGTACGCGGGCGCTCTCGGCCAGTCTCCGGGTGCCGTGGTCGCCGCGGGCACCGGCATGGTCGCACTGGGGACGGATCTGGCTGTCTGGCACCGTGCCGACGGCTGGGGCCATCTGCTGGGCGACTGCGGCGGCGGCGCGTGGATCGGCCGGGCGGGTCTGGAGGCGGCGTTGCGCGCCCACGACGGGCGGCGGGGCGGCTCGCCGGCGCTGCTGGCCCGGATGGAGTCGGTGTTCGGGCCGGCGGCTCAGCTGCCGGGGCTGCTGTATCCACGCACCGACCGGCCCGCGATACTCGCCTCGTTCGCCCCCGAGGTCGCGGAGTGCGCGGGCGAGGATCCGGTGTCCGCCGGCATCCTTGCGCGGGCCGCCGGACATGTCGCGGAGGCCGCCGCTGCCGTGTGTCCACCCCCGGGCCAAGTGCCCGGCGGCTGTGAAGTCGCGCTCACGGGTGGGCTGTTGAAGCTCGGCGAGCCGCTGCTCGCTCCGCTGCGGGCCGAGCTGGCAGCCCAACTTCCTTATGCGCGGCCGGTGTCGGCAGCGGGTGATCCGCTCTCCGGCGCCCTGCTGCTCGCCACCGCACTCGCCTCGGACGGGCTGCGGCTGCCGTCGCATCCGACGATGCTGTCCGTCCCGGCAGAGCCGGCGGACTGA
- a CDS encoding WD40/YVTN/BNR-like repeat-containing protein has protein sequence MTDVLLTVGTRKGLFIGRRSGGAWEFDGPHFNAQAIYSIGIDTRRTVPRLLVGGDSTHWGPSVFHSDDLGTTWVEPGKPAVKFPKDTGASLERVWQLHPGPDATPDVVYAGTEPAALFRSEDGGESFELVRPLWEHPTRSQWVPGGGGEAVHTVVTDRRDPDSVTVAVSTAGVFRSRDGGASWAPSNHGVSAVFLPDPDPEFGQCVHKIAQDAGDLDRLYLQNHWGVYRSDDAGANWTDIGEGLPSDFGFAVTAHPHRTNTAYVFPITADADRVPAGRRCRVYRTTDAGGSWEALSHGLPEGDHFGTVLRDAMCTDDADPAGVYFGNRNGEVYASADDGDSWQQLASHLPDVLCVRAAVLR, from the coding sequence ATGACTGACGTACTTCTCACCGTGGGCACGCGCAAGGGGCTCTTCATCGGCCGCAGGAGCGGCGGCGCATGGGAGTTCGACGGCCCGCATTTCAATGCGCAGGCCATCTATTCGATCGGTATCGACACCCGCAGGACCGTGCCCCGGCTGCTGGTCGGCGGCGACAGCACGCACTGGGGTCCGTCCGTGTTCCACTCCGACGACCTCGGCACGACATGGGTCGAGCCCGGGAAGCCCGCGGTCAAGTTCCCCAAGGACACCGGCGCCTCTCTGGAGCGGGTCTGGCAGCTGCATCCCGGCCCCGATGCCACACCCGACGTGGTCTACGCAGGCACCGAGCCCGCCGCGCTGTTCCGGTCCGAGGACGGCGGCGAGAGCTTCGAACTCGTACGGCCGCTGTGGGAGCACCCCACCCGCTCGCAGTGGGTGCCGGGCGGCGGCGGTGAGGCGGTGCACACGGTGGTGACGGACCGCAGGGACCCCGACTCCGTCACTGTCGCCGTGTCGACGGCCGGCGTCTTCCGCTCCCGGGACGGCGGGGCCAGCTGGGCGCCGTCCAATCACGGGGTCTCGGCGGTCTTCCTGCCCGACCCCGACCCGGAGTTCGGGCAGTGTGTCCACAAGATCGCGCAGGATGCGGGCGATCTGGACCGGCTCTACCTGCAGAACCACTGGGGCGTGTACCGCAGCGACGACGCGGGAGCGAACTGGACGGACATCGGGGAGGGCCTGCCGTCCGACTTCGGCTTCGCGGTGACCGCCCATCCGCACCGCACGAACACCGCGTACGTCTTCCCGATCACGGCGGACGCGGACCGTGTCCCGGCCGGGCGCCGCTGCCGCGTCTACCGCACCACGGACGCGGGCGGCAGCTGGGAGGCGCTGTCGCACGGGCTGCCCGAGGGCGACCATTTCGGGACGGTGCTGCGGGACGCCATGTGCACGGACGATGCGGACCCGGCAGGCGTGTACTTCGGCAATCGCAACGGCGAGGTGTACGCGAGCGCGGACGACGGGGACAGCTGGCAGCAGCTCGCCTCTCATCTGCCCGACGTGCTGTGCGTGCGGGCGGCGGTGTTGCGCTGA
- a CDS encoding FUSC family protein: MFSAPDPGRLRLRVSARAVLGVGLAVAAAEMAGLSLIASVTGGLAALLALFTVADPTVRRQAGTTALLPAVGFPVLALATALHGQPLLRAAAWLAVIFCGVYARRWGPRGHALGIFAFMMFFVTQFLQALPAQLPELYASVALALAASSAVRFGLWCIERRTPPPAQPAPLPGRGLARLTTRQAFQATAACGVALAVGQLISPERWYWAVGTAWWIFVNTASRGETLVRGFRRVLGTVTGIAAGLLIAIPVAGAPAPTAVLVAVCVFGIFYTAAPSYSWMMFFVTVMAGLLYGLLGVLHPGLLLLRFQETAVGALGAALGVALILPVTTHAATDAWIRRAVSCVHGCTTAAARRLAGDESADPAPLAAELELLLGRVRLSLAPLVHPLSPLRARKARARQVIALLDDCAREVRGLAGVTADPQASHDARLAAACARVEAAVHALVPPSPVTATTVVEVVPVSVPRHHPGAEAALSHLHGLERALAGLDAPLRTPPRAPLVPA, translated from the coding sequence ATGTTCAGCGCGCCCGACCCGGGCCGCCTGCGCCTGCGGGTGTCGGCGCGCGCCGTACTCGGGGTCGGCCTCGCCGTGGCCGCTGCCGAGATGGCCGGGCTCTCCTTGATCGCGTCCGTCACGGGCGGCCTCGCGGCCCTTCTGGCACTGTTCACCGTGGCCGACCCCACCGTGCGCCGCCAGGCCGGCACCACCGCACTGCTTCCCGCCGTCGGCTTTCCCGTGCTCGCCCTCGCCACCGCCCTCCACGGGCAGCCGCTGCTGCGCGCCGCCGCCTGGCTGGCCGTGATCTTCTGCGGTGTCTACGCCAGGCGCTGGGGCCCACGCGGGCACGCGCTCGGGATCTTCGCCTTCATGATGTTCTTCGTCACCCAGTTCCTGCAGGCGCTGCCGGCCCAGCTGCCGGAGCTGTACGCCTCGGTGGCGCTCGCCCTGGCGGCCTCATCGGCCGTCCGCTTCGGGCTGTGGTGCATCGAGCGCCGTACGCCGCCGCCCGCGCAGCCTGCCCCGCTGCCGGGACGCGGACTGGCCCGGCTCACCACCCGGCAGGCCTTCCAGGCGACGGCGGCCTGCGGCGTGGCACTGGCCGTCGGGCAGCTCATCTCCCCCGAGCGCTGGTACTGGGCCGTGGGTACGGCTTGGTGGATCTTCGTCAACACCGCGTCGCGCGGCGAGACGCTCGTGCGCGGCTTCCGGCGTGTCCTCGGCACGGTCACCGGCATCGCCGCCGGCCTGCTGATCGCGATTCCCGTCGCGGGCGCCCCCGCCCCGACCGCCGTGCTCGTCGCGGTGTGTGTTTTCGGGATCTTCTACACGGCGGCCCCCTCGTACAGCTGGATGATGTTCTTCGTGACCGTCATGGCCGGGCTGCTCTACGGCCTGCTGGGTGTGCTCCATCCCGGGCTGCTCCTGCTGCGCTTCCAGGAGACCGCGGTCGGCGCGCTGGGCGCCGCTCTCGGTGTCGCGCTGATCCTGCCCGTCACCACGCATGCCGCGACCGACGCCTGGATCCGGCGCGCGGTGAGCTGTGTGCACGGCTGTACCACCGCGGCGGCCCGGCGGCTCGCCGGGGACGAGAGCGCGGACCCCGCACCCCTCGCTGCCGAACTGGAACTGCTGCTGGGCCGGGTACGCCTCTCGCTCGCGCCGCTGGTCCACCCGCTCAGCCCGCTGCGGGCCCGCAAGGCGCGCGCCCGGCAGGTCATCGCACTGCTCGACGACTGCGCGCGCGAGGTGCGCGGGCTGGCCGGGGTCACCGCGGACCCGCAGGCCTCGCACGATGCCCGCCTCGCGGCGGCGTGCGCCCGGGTGGAAGCGGCCGTGCACGCCCTCGTGCCGCCGAGCCCGGTGACCGCCACGACGGTGGTGGAGGTCGTCCCCGTGTCCGTCCCGCGTCATCACCCCGGCGCGGAGGCGGCCTTGAGTCATCTGCACGGATTGGAGAGGGCGCTCGCCGGGCTGGATGCGCCCCTTCGCACTCCGCCGCGAGCCCCTCTGGTGCCTGCCTGA